A region of the Sandaracinaceae bacterium genome:
AGCAGCGTGGCCCCGCGTGCCTCGGCGTGCCGCGCCGACTCGAGCACCAGGGCGCCGGCGCCCTCCCCCACCAGCAGGCCGCTGCGGTCCTTGTCGAAGGGGCGCGCGCGGTCCGGCGCCATGGCTCCGAGGCGCAGGAAGCCCGCGTACTGCAGCTTCTCGATGACCTCGGAGGCACCGCAGATGACCACGTCGGCGCGGCCGAGACGGATCTGGTCGGCCGCGTACCCGATGGCGTAGTTGCCTGCCGCGCAAGCCGCTGGGAGCGTCTGCACCATGCCCGCCGCCCCGAAGGCGCGCGCCACGTGGATGGGCAGCAGCGTGGTGCCGTAGGCGGGCAGCCGCGCCAGCGAGACGGCGTGCTCGCCCTCGTGGATCCACTTGCGGTCCAGCTGGCCCAGCAGGTTGGCCTCACCCATGGTGGTGCCGAAGATGACGGCCGTGCGCCGCCCCGCGAGCTGGTCGTCACGCAGACCGGCATGCTCCACCGCCATGCGCGAAGCCACCAGGGCGAATTGCGAGCAGCGCCCCGTGCGGCGCGTCTCGGCCGCGCTCAGGAAGTCGCGCGGGCGAAAGTCGTGCACCTCGCAGGCGATGTGGCGGTCCATGCCGCTGGTGTCGAAGAGCGCCACCTCGCGGGCCGCCGAGCGCCCAGCGACGCTGGCTTCGAGGAACGCCTCGCGCCCGTAGCCCAGCGAGCTGACCACACCCACGCCGGTGACGTACACGCGCTCCATAAGACGGGGGCTATAGCCCGCTCCCGCGACCCTGCGCAAGCACGCATGCCCTGGCCACGCGGTCGGTTTTCGACTGGCCGAACGGCCTTTTTTCAAGGGGTTCCCGCGATCGCTCGGTGACCACGGTCCGCTTGACAGCCCGCGCGCCGGCACCCTATGACGGCCCACCATGCAGCTGGACCGCACGCTCACGCTCGTCACCGCGCTGGCCCGCCTCCCGCGGGGAGACGCGCGCGGCTTCACGTTCATCGGGCGCGACCGCACGGAGCGCTACTACCCCTACGAGAAGATGGAGGCCGAGGCGCTGCGTCGCGCGGCCAAGCTCGCCGAGCTTGGACTGCAGAAGGGCGACCGTGTGGCCCTGGTGCTGCCCGAGCCCCACGAGTTCGTGCTCACGTTCCTGGGCGCGGTCTTCGCGGGCGTGGTCCCGGTGCCCATCTTCCCGCGCGCCAGCTTCAAGAACGCAGACTCCTACGTGGACGTGCTGGCCCACATCATCCGCACGTCCAGCGCCCGCGTGGTGTTCTGCATGGATGCCAACCTGAGCGTGGTGGAGCGCGTGCGCGAGCACGACTGCGGCAACCCGACCATCGTGGACGTCACACACGCCTTCGAGGGTGAGCCCTCGCCGCCCGCAGGCTGGGCCCCGCCCGCGCTCACGCACGAAGACATCTGCTTCCTGCAGTTCACCAGCGGCAGCACCAACAAGCCGAAAGGCGTGGTGGTCACGCACGGCAACCTGGTGGCGAACACCCAGTCGTTCATGAACGAGCACGGGCTGCAGCGAAACGACAGCGACATCGCCGTCAGCTGGCTGCCGCTCTACCACGACATGGGGCTCATCGGCTTCGTGCTGGCCACGCTGCTGTGGGACATCCCTCCGGTCATCCTGCCCACCGAGCTGTTCGCGCGCGCGCCGGGACTGTGGCTCGAGACCATCAGCCGCATGGGGGGCACCATCACCTACGCGCCCAACTTCGCGTTCGACTTGGTGGTGAAGCGCACCAAGGACAAGGACCTGGCCGCGCTGGACCTCAGCAAGCTGCGCGTGGTGGGCAGCGGCGCCGAGCCCATTCGCCCGAAGACGCTGCGGGCCTTCGCCGAGCGGTTTGCCCCGGCGGGCTTCAAGTCGTCGGCGTTCTTGCCCAGCTACGGCATGGCCGAGAGCACGCTGGCCATCACCTTCCACCCCTGTGGAACCGAGATGGTGGTGGACTGCGTGGACGCCGCGGCCATGCGGCAGGGCCTGGCCACAGCGGCCGCGGCCGGCGCGAGCGCGGAAGACCCGAGCGTGCTCGAGCTGATGAGCTGCGGCGTACCCTTCCCCGGCCACGAGCTGCGCATCGTGAACGAGGCCGGCGAGGCGCTGCCCGAGCGCG
Encoded here:
- a CDS encoding beta-ketoacyl-[acyl-carrier-protein] synthase family protein; this translates as MERVYVTGVGVVSSLGYGREAFLEASVAGRSAAREVALFDTSGMDRHIACEVHDFRPRDFLSAAETRRTGRCSQFALVASRMAVEHAGLRDDQLAGRRTAVIFGTTMGEANLLGQLDRKWIHEGEHAVSLARLPAYGTTLLPIHVARAFGAAGMVQTLPAACAAGNYAIGYAADQIRLGRADVVICGASEVIEKLQYAGFLRLGAMAPDRARPFDKDRSGLLVGEGAGALVLESARHAEARGATLLAEVGGYGLACDAHHITRPEPSGAGSARAMRDAIRTSGLKPRDVTFINAHGTATPTNDTVESRVVRDIFGDYRVPLTSLKGAIGHCMGAASAIEAVSCVLSIVHGVIPPTLNFETLDPVCDVDVVTAATSCDVDVVLNNSLAFGGYDAVVTFAKPGHLPEPYADIELHAGDDDSDDQAEHEG
- a CDS encoding fatty acyl-AMP ligase, whose product is MDRTLTLVTALARLPRGDARGFTFIGRDRTERYYPYEKMEAEALRRAAKLAELGLQKGDRVALVLPEPHEFVLTFLGAVFAGVVPVPIFPRASFKNADSYVDVLAHIIRTSSARVVFCMDANLSVVERVREHDCGNPTIVDVTHAFEGEPSPPAGWAPPALTHEDICFLQFTSGSTNKPKGVVVTHGNLVANTQSFMNEHGLQRNDSDIAVSWLPLYHDMGLIGFVLATLLWDIPPVILPTELFARAPGLWLETISRMGGTITYAPNFAFDLVVKRTKDKDLAALDLSKLRVVGSGAEPIRPKTLRAFAERFAPAGFKSSAFLPSYGMAESTLAITFHPCGTEMVVDCVDAAAMRQGLATAAAAGASAEDPSVLELMSCGVPFPGHELRIVNEAGEALPERVVGQVVARGPSVTPGYFENEDATREALVDGWLQTGDLGYVAEGNLYICGRLKDLIIIRGANHYPQDIEWSIGELPGVRRGNVFAFSVDVDGQEALVIAAEANRGDAAELREQIKRRVSEEFGLVPAHIAIVPLGELPKTSSGKAQRRKTKQLYEAGELPQHDAE